Proteins encoded by one window of Channa argus isolate prfri chromosome 1, Channa argus male v1.0, whole genome shotgun sequence:
- the tarbp1 gene encoding probable methyltransferase TARBP1 isoform X1 produces MYSVLINAFLSSSPDYDSLFDCLSWPSESWPRTERVEALTAFLEELGPRLANSANSPFTPARRRSIQDNIKSVVFTQCLPLLSRISAEPDEGVRCRESTAAVCRLVSVCVPLCDEPVAGRVALSVLPSLHSEDEAPGSGRLSVEVASEVVAALIPSLSADEKLTLTTLTSVLSCIKTLPDPLVSKITARVLLTLLNCCSGERLESILRLVLNDVCSWHCTDRTPVVTERALLCFTALSDHLLKPHSLSASSSTPSRESDPRLFLQFWRMIQDGLIHRDNVSRKRALYLLKRCVALSEEEGLDYPLSPSSEDETLFKWAANKSTLLREFWEDYALVMETLEENQIHVVRPVLNRIDTLIQTTVNDTEGQGVFHPSWLLCVYQRMFHSENKSLMKEGVCHLLELQVLQQPAFALALSQFIVGPFMDVLSETSLFQRSAGQSVGDCPELGAKLQAFMATFFCSLPSEHRGCVLLQLIQQLGSKHWCAVPLLFISQALSKLPASPLLEIEGLIALREVLRCTMITHQVLLRGAAQCFLLNSALCLTEVSAVTLADVFGFLMHFRADESLCRGSQVWNKLCAWLSDNEGNFKPRIVNDSAAAAPKKETVRAYVRDEIYTYLQVPASTGQNERLPDSREADKWARAVLLSVDMEKNRLGSDIGNTLESLVSPLLDTLNRVSTNIYLPLRKSDKSLQLMLRLVQLGRITGDSLMVAMEKVIYKVADPIQEFILRRLCGELQELFDIERAEMYLSVLKQLVVLYNSTPQYHNKLQQNDFPKLIKHSLKVLQEPSQQAPSVANQVVRAVAMASLATVCGLMDEEVSDMRPETISVLKALNDYFYSSLSSSTQNQSSLGNLNKHLLKPQTVEYSSDLGSQGPLLQDWGRIAANFMRDQWICLSFLIKALGIVEVSRGPETLKAAVSCSVEALALLPSDLVLPVLTFMETALPQLLLDEEALCVEAVTLSWELVQGLSTNAHDFWLSLKGFISMAFHRKLLELTHNGQALTLMVTLKKITTELIDLSQTKSGVFGVLVQHCCQTWLPTHRSSSTMVDPVFYSVFSHINILTEACVYGPVFRRDQRLIQDVQTYVEQLGEECAANVIVTSGNRDDQLPRTCVLAFLSHLDSSDLHHEKLIEELVMALLKKDNNISKSKVRYYSNSLQHRVKNRVWQTLLLLLPKLKADFVSTFLNHVFEAGFCSNQSSVKYLIEWMMILILFHYPQHMDSFWDCFSKDHEKTKTSICTFLSVLVHFSVIIPNIKDKAGQLRKALDIVLQWCFNHNFSVRLYALLALKKVWSLAEKWTTADVGLGGLSTVVKACLNQAEAMQSTGNAKKNWIRIQEHFFFSEFHPIRDYSVETIFYTFPSLSELADDEWIPPWKFQKLTCFSESPSFPLRNPAPDLSQLQPGDWIQQDKSEQDKEERWAEVQKKITPWRLGIQDQEPELQLVPPQRAARLGKLHGALLVVASLIDKPTNLGGLCRTCEIFGASALVLDSLRHVTDKHFQSLSVSSELWLPLLEVKPVELTDFLQSKKTEGYCIVGVEQTANSHSLQDYKFPEKTLLLLGNEREGIPANLLQMLDVCVEIPQQGVIRSLNVHVSAALLIWEYTRQHFTSASAEVN; encoded by the exons ATGTATTCCGTTTTAATTAATGCGTTTTTGTCCAGCTCTCCTGATTATGACAGTTTGTTTGACTGTCTGTCCTGGCCGAGCGAGTCATGGCCCAGGACGGAGCGGGTCGAGGCGCTGACAGCTTTTCTCGAAGAACTCGGACCCCGTTTAGCCAACTCGGCCAATTCTCCGTTTACACCTGCCAGAAGACGAAGTATTCAGGATAATATTAAGTCGGTGGTCTTCACGCAGTGCCTGCCTCTTTTATCCAGAATTTCAGCAGAGCCCGATGAAGGTGTGAGGTGCAGGGAGAGCACGGCTGCTGTCTGCAGACTTGTTAGTGTCTGTGTCCCGCTGTGTGACGAGCCTGTAGCTGGGCGGGTGGCTCTCTCTGTGCTACCGTCACTTCATTCAGAGGATGAAGCACCCGGTTCTGGACGACTCAGTGTGGAAGTGGCCAGTGAGGTTGTTGCTGCTCTCATACCTTCTCTGTCTGCGGATGAAAAGCTCACATTAACCACGCTGACATCTGTCTTATCCTGCATCAAAACACTCCCTGATCCATTGGTTTCTAAAATCACAGCCAGAGTTCTCTTGACTCTCCTGAACTGCTGCAGTGGTGAGAGGCTGGAAAGCATCCTCCGTTTGGTCCTGAATGATGTGTGCAGCTGGCACTGCACTGACCGTACACCTGTGGTGACAGAGCGCGCACTGCTGTGTTTCACTGCCCTGTCAGACCACCTGCTGAAACCTCACAGCCTGTCCGCCTCTTCTTCAACCCCTTCCCGTGAGTCTGACCCTCGGCTGTTCCTCCAGTTCTGGAGGATGATCCAGGATGGACTGATCCACAGAGACAACGTGTCACGCAAGAGGGCATTGTACCTGCTGAAACGGTGTGTGGCCCTTTCAGAAGAGGAGGGGCTGGACTATCCTCTATCTCCATCAAGTGAAG ATGAAACCTTATTTAAATGGGCCGCCAACAAGAGCACATTGCTTAGAGAGTTCTGGGAAGATTATGCGCTGGTGATGGAGACTCTGGAGGAAAACCAG ATTCATGTTGTACGACCAGTTCTAAACAGAATAGACACTCTGATCCAAACAACAGTGAATGATACTGAAG GGCAAGGCGTATTCCACCCTTCCTGGCTACTGTGTGTGTACCAGCGAATGTTCCACAGTGAGAATAAATCCTTAATGAAAGAGGGAGTGTGTCATCTGCTCGAGCTGCAGGTTCTCCAGCAGCCAGCCTTTGCATTGGCTTTATCTCAG TTTATTGTTGGCCCTTTTATGGATGTGCTGTCTGAAACTTCGCTCTTCCAAAG ATCAGCTGGGCAGAGTGTAGGGGACTGTCCTGAGCTGGGCGCTAAACTCCAAGCCTTTATGGCCACTTTCTTCTGTAGTTTACCATCAGAGCATAGAG GTTGTGTGTTGCTGCAGCTAATTCAGCAGCTGGGCTCCAAGCACTGGTGTGCCGTACCGCTCCTCTTCATCTCCCAGGCTCTATCCAAACTCCCTGCAAGTCCACTGCTGGAGATTGAGGGACTCATTGCTCTAAG GGAGGTGCTGCGCTGCACCATGATCACCCATCAAGTTCTACTGAGAGGAGCTGCTCAGTGCTTCCTGTTGAATAGCGCCCTCTGCCTCACAGAAGTG AGTGCAGTTACTCTAGCTGATGTTTTTGGCTTCCTGATGCATTTCCGTGCAGATGAGTCACTATGTAGAGGATCACAGGTTTGGAACAAG TTGTGTGCCTGGCTATCAGACAATGAAGGCAATTTCAAGCCCAGGATTGTTAAtgattctgctgctgctgccccgAAGAAAGAAACTGTAAGAGCTTATGTTCGAGATGAAATATACACCTATCTCCAAGTCCCAGCTAGCACAG GTCAGAATGAGAGGTTACCTGACTCTAGAGAGGCTGATAAGTGGGCCAGAGCTGTTCTGCTGTCTGTTGACATGGAGAAGAATCGTCTGGGCTCGGATATTGGCAACACATTGGAGTCATTAGTCTCACCGCTGCTGGACACTTTAAATAGAGTGAGCACCAATATCTACTTGCCTTTGCGTAAGAGTGACAAGAGCCTGCAGCTCATGCTCCGACTGGTACAGCTTGGAAGAATAACAG GGGATAGCTTGATGGTTGCCATGGAGAAGGTAATTTATAAAGTTGCAGATCCAATCCAGGAGTTTATCTTGCGGCGTCTTTGTGGAGAGCTGCAGGAG ctctTCGACATAGAGCGGGCAGAGATGTATTTAAGTGTCTTGAAACAGCTGGTTGTTTTGTACAATTCTACACCACAGTACCATAATAAACTTCAGCAAAATGATTTCCCTAAACTCATCAAGCACAGTCTCAAGGTCTTGCAAGAACCAAGCCAGCAG GCTCCCTCTGTGGCAAACCAGGTTGTTAGAGCAGTTGCTATGGCATCCCTGGCCACAGTGTGTGGTCTCATGGATGAGGAAGTGTCTGACATGCGACCAGAGACCATTTCTGTTCTGAAAGCACTGAATGACTACTTTTACAGTTCACTGTCATCTTCCACACAAAATCAATCATCTCTAGGAAACTTGAATAAGCACCTGCTGAAACCACAGACAGTAGAATATTCTAG TGATCTAGGATCACAGGGCCCATTGCTGCAGGACTGGGGACGGATTGCTGCCAACTTTATGCGAGACCAGTGGATTTGTCTGAGCTTCTTGATTAAGGCACTTGGAATTGTCGAGGTTTCCAGAGGCCCAGAGACTCTCAAAGCTGCTGTAAGCTGCAGCGTGGAGGCCCTGGCACTGCTGCCCAGTGACCTGGTGCTGCCTGTGCTCACCTTTATGGAGACAGCGTTACCACAA TTACTACTTGATGAGGAAGCACTCTGTGTGGAGGCTGTGACTCTGAGCTGGGAGTTGGTGCAGGGACTGAGCACTAATGCCCATGACTTCTGGCTGTCCCTGAAAGGATTTATCTCCATGGCCTTCCACCGTAAACTTCTTGAGCTGACACACAATGGTCAGGCTCTGACTCTTATGGTCACCTTGAAAAAG attACCACGGAGCTGATAGACCTGTCGCAGACAAAAAGTGGAGTATTTGGTGTTTTGGTTCAACACTGCTGTCAGACATGGCTACCCACACACCGAAGCAGCAGCACCATGGTTGACCCAGTGTTTTATAGTGTTTTCAGCCACATCAACATACTCACAGAGGCTTGTGTCTATGGACCAGTGTTCAGAAGAGATCAACG GCTCATTCAGGATGTCCAAACATATGTGGAGCAACTTGGTGAAGAGTGTGCTGCTAATGTCATAGTTACAAG TGGTAACCGGGATGATCAGTTGCCCCGCACATGTGTGCTGGCTTTCCTCAGTCACCTGGATTCCTCTGATCTGCACCATGAAAAACTGATAGAGGAACTAGTTATGGCTTTGTTGAAAAAG GATAATAACATATCAAAGTCAAAAGTGCGTTACTATAGCAACTCTCTGCAGCATCGTGTCAAAAACAGAGTGTGGCaaacactgctgctgttgctgcccaAACTCAAAGCG gacTTTGTTTCCACTTTCCTGAACCATGTGTTTGAAGCTGGATTCTGTAGTAACCAGTCCTCTGTCAAGTACCTGATCGAATGGATGATGATTCTGATCCTCTTTCACTATCCACAACACATGGATAGCTTTTGGGACTGCTTTAGCAAG GATCATGAAAAGACCAAGACAAGCATCTGCACCTTCCTGTCAGTTCTGGTACATTTTAGTGTCATCATTCCTAACATTAAGGATAAG GCAGGACAGTTGCGTAAAGCATTGGACATCGTCCTTCAGTGGTGTTTCAACCATAACTTCAGTGTCCGCCTGTATGCGTTACTGGCCTTGAAAAAGGTGTGGAGCTTGGCTGAGAAATGGACGACGGCAGACGTGGGTTTGGGAGGGCTGTCTACTGTGGTCAAGGCATGCCTGAACCAGGCTGAGGCCATGCAGAGCACCGG aaatgccaaaaaaaactgGATAAGGATTCAGGAACACTTCTTCTTCTCTGAATTTCATCCTATCAGGGATTACAGTGTTGAG ACCATATTCTATACTTTTCCTAGTCTGTCAGAATTGGCTGATGATGAGTGGATTCCACCCTGGAAATTTCAGAAACTAACATGTTTCTCTGAAAGTCCATCGTTTCCGTTGAGAAATCCTGCTCCTGACCTGAGCCAGCTCCAGCCTGGAGACTGGATACAGCAAGACAAGA GTGAGCAGGATAAGGAGGAACGGTGGGCCGAGGTGCAGAAGAAGATCACTCCTTGGAGGTTGGGGATCCAGGATCAGGAACCTGAACTTCAGTTGGTTCCACCACAGAGGGCTGCTCGACTGGGCAAACTGCACGGTGCCCTGCTGGTAGTGGCCTCACTTATCGACAAACCCACAAATTTAGGAG GTCTTTGCAGAACATGTGAAATATTTGGAGCCAGTGCCCTGGTTCTAGACAGCCTCCGCCATGTCACTGACAAACACTTTCAGTCCCTAAGTGTCTCATCTGAGCTGTGGCTTCCTCTGTTAGAG GTGAAGCCAGTGGAGCTCACTGACTTCCTACAGAGCAAAAAGACTGAAGGATACTGCATTGTTGGAGTGGAGCAGACGGCCAACAGCCACAGCCTCCAGGACTACAAGTTCCCTGAGAAGACACTGCTACTTCTCGG CAATGAACGGGAAGGTATACCTGCCAACTTGCTCCAAATGTTGGACGTGTGTGTGGAGATCCCTCAACAAGGGGTCATTCGCTCCCTCAATGTGCATGTTAGCGCTGCCTTGCTGATTTGGGAATACACACGACAACATTTCACCTCTGCCTCAGCTGAAGTAAACTAA
- the tarbp1 gene encoding probable methyltransferase TARBP1 isoform X2 → MYSVLINAFLSSSPDYDSLFDCLSWPSESWPRTERVEALTAFLEELGPRLANSANSPFTPARRRSIQDNIKSVVFTQCLPLLSRISAEPDEGVRCRESTAAVCRLVSVCVPLCDEPVAGRVALSVLPSLHSEDEAPGSGRLSVEVASEVVAALIPSLSADEKLTLTTLTSVLSCIKTLPDPLVSKITARVLLTLLNCCSGERLESILRLVLNDVCSWHCTDRTPVVTERALLCFTALSDHLLKPHSLSASSSTPSRESDPRLFLQFWRMIQDGLIHRDNVSRKRALYLLKRCVALSEEEGLDYPLSPSSEDETLFKWAANKSTLLREFWEDYALVMETLEENQIHVVRPVLNRIDTLIQTTVNDTEGQGVFHPSWLLCVYQRMFHSENKSLMKEGVCHLLELQVLQQPAFALALSQFIVGPFMDVLSETSLFQRSAGQSVGDCPELGAKLQAFMATFFCSLPSEHRGCVLLQLIQQLGSKHWCAVPLLFISQALSKLPASPLLEIEGLIALREVLRCTMITHQVLLRGAAQCFLLNSALCLTEVSAVTLADVFGFLMHFRADESLCRGSQVWNKLCAWLSDNEGNFKPRIVNDSAAAAPKKETVRAYVRDEIYTYLQVPASTGQNERLPDSREADKWARAVLLSVDMEKNRLGSDIGNTLESLVSPLLDTLNRVSTNIYLPLRKSDKSLQLMLRLVQLGRITGDSLMVAMEKVIYKVADPIQEFILRRLCGELQELFDIERAEMYLSVLKQLVVLYNSTPQYHNKLQQNDFPKLIKHSLKVLQEPSQQAPSVANQVVRAVAMASLATVCGLMDEEVSDMRPETISVLKALNDYFYSSLSSSTQNQSSLGNLNKHLLKPQTVEYSSDLGSQGPLLQDWGRIAANFMRDQWICLSFLIKALGIVEVSRGPETLKAAVSCSVEALALLPSDLVLPVLTFMETALPQLLLDEEALCVEAVTLSWELVQGLSTNAHDFWLSLKGFISMAFHRKLLELTHNGQALTLMVTLKKITTELIDLSQTKSGVFGVLVQHCCQTWLPTHRSSSTMVDPVFYSVFSHINILTEACVYGPVFRRDQRLIQDVQTYVEQLGEECAANVIVTSGNRDDQLPRTCVLAFLSHLDSSDLHHEKLIEELVMALLKKDNNISKSKVRYYSNSLQHRVKNRVWQTLLLLLPKLKADFVSTFLNHVFEAGFCSNQSSVKYLIEWMMILILFHYPQHMDSFWDCFSKDHEKTKTSICTFLSVLVHFSVIIPNIKDKAGQLRKALDIVLQWCFNHNFSVRLYALLALKKVWSLAEKWTTADVGLGGLSTVVKACLNQAEAMQSTGNAKKNWIRIQEHFFFSEFHPIRDYSVETIFYTFPSLSELADDEWIPPWKFQKLTCFSESPSFPLRNPAPDLSQLQPGDWIQQDKSEQDKEERWAEVQKKITPWRLGIQDQEPELQLVPPQRAARLGKLHGALLVVASLIDKPTNLGGLCRTCEIFGASALVLDSLRHVTDKHFQSLSVSSELWLPLLEVKPVELTDFLQSKKTEGYCIVGVEQTANSHSLQDYKFPEKTLLLLGKHHLEDP, encoded by the exons ATGTATTCCGTTTTAATTAATGCGTTTTTGTCCAGCTCTCCTGATTATGACAGTTTGTTTGACTGTCTGTCCTGGCCGAGCGAGTCATGGCCCAGGACGGAGCGGGTCGAGGCGCTGACAGCTTTTCTCGAAGAACTCGGACCCCGTTTAGCCAACTCGGCCAATTCTCCGTTTACACCTGCCAGAAGACGAAGTATTCAGGATAATATTAAGTCGGTGGTCTTCACGCAGTGCCTGCCTCTTTTATCCAGAATTTCAGCAGAGCCCGATGAAGGTGTGAGGTGCAGGGAGAGCACGGCTGCTGTCTGCAGACTTGTTAGTGTCTGTGTCCCGCTGTGTGACGAGCCTGTAGCTGGGCGGGTGGCTCTCTCTGTGCTACCGTCACTTCATTCAGAGGATGAAGCACCCGGTTCTGGACGACTCAGTGTGGAAGTGGCCAGTGAGGTTGTTGCTGCTCTCATACCTTCTCTGTCTGCGGATGAAAAGCTCACATTAACCACGCTGACATCTGTCTTATCCTGCATCAAAACACTCCCTGATCCATTGGTTTCTAAAATCACAGCCAGAGTTCTCTTGACTCTCCTGAACTGCTGCAGTGGTGAGAGGCTGGAAAGCATCCTCCGTTTGGTCCTGAATGATGTGTGCAGCTGGCACTGCACTGACCGTACACCTGTGGTGACAGAGCGCGCACTGCTGTGTTTCACTGCCCTGTCAGACCACCTGCTGAAACCTCACAGCCTGTCCGCCTCTTCTTCAACCCCTTCCCGTGAGTCTGACCCTCGGCTGTTCCTCCAGTTCTGGAGGATGATCCAGGATGGACTGATCCACAGAGACAACGTGTCACGCAAGAGGGCATTGTACCTGCTGAAACGGTGTGTGGCCCTTTCAGAAGAGGAGGGGCTGGACTATCCTCTATCTCCATCAAGTGAAG ATGAAACCTTATTTAAATGGGCCGCCAACAAGAGCACATTGCTTAGAGAGTTCTGGGAAGATTATGCGCTGGTGATGGAGACTCTGGAGGAAAACCAG ATTCATGTTGTACGACCAGTTCTAAACAGAATAGACACTCTGATCCAAACAACAGTGAATGATACTGAAG GGCAAGGCGTATTCCACCCTTCCTGGCTACTGTGTGTGTACCAGCGAATGTTCCACAGTGAGAATAAATCCTTAATGAAAGAGGGAGTGTGTCATCTGCTCGAGCTGCAGGTTCTCCAGCAGCCAGCCTTTGCATTGGCTTTATCTCAG TTTATTGTTGGCCCTTTTATGGATGTGCTGTCTGAAACTTCGCTCTTCCAAAG ATCAGCTGGGCAGAGTGTAGGGGACTGTCCTGAGCTGGGCGCTAAACTCCAAGCCTTTATGGCCACTTTCTTCTGTAGTTTACCATCAGAGCATAGAG GTTGTGTGTTGCTGCAGCTAATTCAGCAGCTGGGCTCCAAGCACTGGTGTGCCGTACCGCTCCTCTTCATCTCCCAGGCTCTATCCAAACTCCCTGCAAGTCCACTGCTGGAGATTGAGGGACTCATTGCTCTAAG GGAGGTGCTGCGCTGCACCATGATCACCCATCAAGTTCTACTGAGAGGAGCTGCTCAGTGCTTCCTGTTGAATAGCGCCCTCTGCCTCACAGAAGTG AGTGCAGTTACTCTAGCTGATGTTTTTGGCTTCCTGATGCATTTCCGTGCAGATGAGTCACTATGTAGAGGATCACAGGTTTGGAACAAG TTGTGTGCCTGGCTATCAGACAATGAAGGCAATTTCAAGCCCAGGATTGTTAAtgattctgctgctgctgccccgAAGAAAGAAACTGTAAGAGCTTATGTTCGAGATGAAATATACACCTATCTCCAAGTCCCAGCTAGCACAG GTCAGAATGAGAGGTTACCTGACTCTAGAGAGGCTGATAAGTGGGCCAGAGCTGTTCTGCTGTCTGTTGACATGGAGAAGAATCGTCTGGGCTCGGATATTGGCAACACATTGGAGTCATTAGTCTCACCGCTGCTGGACACTTTAAATAGAGTGAGCACCAATATCTACTTGCCTTTGCGTAAGAGTGACAAGAGCCTGCAGCTCATGCTCCGACTGGTACAGCTTGGAAGAATAACAG GGGATAGCTTGATGGTTGCCATGGAGAAGGTAATTTATAAAGTTGCAGATCCAATCCAGGAGTTTATCTTGCGGCGTCTTTGTGGAGAGCTGCAGGAG ctctTCGACATAGAGCGGGCAGAGATGTATTTAAGTGTCTTGAAACAGCTGGTTGTTTTGTACAATTCTACACCACAGTACCATAATAAACTTCAGCAAAATGATTTCCCTAAACTCATCAAGCACAGTCTCAAGGTCTTGCAAGAACCAAGCCAGCAG GCTCCCTCTGTGGCAAACCAGGTTGTTAGAGCAGTTGCTATGGCATCCCTGGCCACAGTGTGTGGTCTCATGGATGAGGAAGTGTCTGACATGCGACCAGAGACCATTTCTGTTCTGAAAGCACTGAATGACTACTTTTACAGTTCACTGTCATCTTCCACACAAAATCAATCATCTCTAGGAAACTTGAATAAGCACCTGCTGAAACCACAGACAGTAGAATATTCTAG TGATCTAGGATCACAGGGCCCATTGCTGCAGGACTGGGGACGGATTGCTGCCAACTTTATGCGAGACCAGTGGATTTGTCTGAGCTTCTTGATTAAGGCACTTGGAATTGTCGAGGTTTCCAGAGGCCCAGAGACTCTCAAAGCTGCTGTAAGCTGCAGCGTGGAGGCCCTGGCACTGCTGCCCAGTGACCTGGTGCTGCCTGTGCTCACCTTTATGGAGACAGCGTTACCACAA TTACTACTTGATGAGGAAGCACTCTGTGTGGAGGCTGTGACTCTGAGCTGGGAGTTGGTGCAGGGACTGAGCACTAATGCCCATGACTTCTGGCTGTCCCTGAAAGGATTTATCTCCATGGCCTTCCACCGTAAACTTCTTGAGCTGACACACAATGGTCAGGCTCTGACTCTTATGGTCACCTTGAAAAAG attACCACGGAGCTGATAGACCTGTCGCAGACAAAAAGTGGAGTATTTGGTGTTTTGGTTCAACACTGCTGTCAGACATGGCTACCCACACACCGAAGCAGCAGCACCATGGTTGACCCAGTGTTTTATAGTGTTTTCAGCCACATCAACATACTCACAGAGGCTTGTGTCTATGGACCAGTGTTCAGAAGAGATCAACG GCTCATTCAGGATGTCCAAACATATGTGGAGCAACTTGGTGAAGAGTGTGCTGCTAATGTCATAGTTACAAG TGGTAACCGGGATGATCAGTTGCCCCGCACATGTGTGCTGGCTTTCCTCAGTCACCTGGATTCCTCTGATCTGCACCATGAAAAACTGATAGAGGAACTAGTTATGGCTTTGTTGAAAAAG GATAATAACATATCAAAGTCAAAAGTGCGTTACTATAGCAACTCTCTGCAGCATCGTGTCAAAAACAGAGTGTGGCaaacactgctgctgttgctgcccaAACTCAAAGCG gacTTTGTTTCCACTTTCCTGAACCATGTGTTTGAAGCTGGATTCTGTAGTAACCAGTCCTCTGTCAAGTACCTGATCGAATGGATGATGATTCTGATCCTCTTTCACTATCCACAACACATGGATAGCTTTTGGGACTGCTTTAGCAAG GATCATGAAAAGACCAAGACAAGCATCTGCACCTTCCTGTCAGTTCTGGTACATTTTAGTGTCATCATTCCTAACATTAAGGATAAG GCAGGACAGTTGCGTAAAGCATTGGACATCGTCCTTCAGTGGTGTTTCAACCATAACTTCAGTGTCCGCCTGTATGCGTTACTGGCCTTGAAAAAGGTGTGGAGCTTGGCTGAGAAATGGACGACGGCAGACGTGGGTTTGGGAGGGCTGTCTACTGTGGTCAAGGCATGCCTGAACCAGGCTGAGGCCATGCAGAGCACCGG aaatgccaaaaaaaactgGATAAGGATTCAGGAACACTTCTTCTTCTCTGAATTTCATCCTATCAGGGATTACAGTGTTGAG ACCATATTCTATACTTTTCCTAGTCTGTCAGAATTGGCTGATGATGAGTGGATTCCACCCTGGAAATTTCAGAAACTAACATGTTTCTCTGAAAGTCCATCGTTTCCGTTGAGAAATCCTGCTCCTGACCTGAGCCAGCTCCAGCCTGGAGACTGGATACAGCAAGACAAGA GTGAGCAGGATAAGGAGGAACGGTGGGCCGAGGTGCAGAAGAAGATCACTCCTTGGAGGTTGGGGATCCAGGATCAGGAACCTGAACTTCAGTTGGTTCCACCACAGAGGGCTGCTCGACTGGGCAAACTGCACGGTGCCCTGCTGGTAGTGGCCTCACTTATCGACAAACCCACAAATTTAGGAG GTCTTTGCAGAACATGTGAAATATTTGGAGCCAGTGCCCTGGTTCTAGACAGCCTCCGCCATGTCACTGACAAACACTTTCAGTCCCTAAGTGTCTCATCTGAGCTGTGGCTTCCTCTGTTAGAG GTGAAGCCAGTGGAGCTCACTGACTTCCTACAGAGCAAAAAGACTGAAGGATACTGCATTGTTGGAGTGGAGCAGACGGCCAACAGCCACAGCCTCCAGGACTACAAGTTCCCTGAGAAGACACTGCTACTTCTCGG GAAACATCACTTGGAGGACCCTTGA
- the LOC137137201 gene encoding 5-hydroxytryptamine receptor 1D: MDDLDGSWVELGSPLQAEVNVNLNLTGGVGLMVFGQTQLLLEILMVLMCLGAVTGNILVIVIVAATKTFHSVTSVLIMNLAISDLLVGVGVMPFVALSIMNHGWVNCTDLCLYVGYTSSVYCTASVLTLAAIALDRYHSIMDCLRYSSRCTLVRISAVVLWIWLQALATSCPPLLGWSSVSYVTPMYSCAVNWASSPSYTAFMAAFTYLIPAVVILFCYINIVKVARSHARKIHTLEDSVQRSRNPGSTFPPGDSSHQHCENPHSPSRLIYHVSGQFVSEVSKEEGNYISSVFPDSTTEQRNSTSKRFLSFLAQSASQPPLQNSQQHHNHHGVVRLFLVISAFFLCWTPYIGVALVQATETAILGQSSLIPPSAVTFSYWLVLLNSDINPLLYALLSKRFQGALQGLRQKIGAHLESMIGRGVEVRAEGDYGRSSDPCTSTTTHAGRPSSSESSTGDNSKYSSSIFTVSTDFQLHSEEHVCKVCHPENSSSSSVWKDTGGDRRVECLQVPSRPQERSRLPFSALTKDPQATFFYGQITVTVEHDVC; this comes from the exons ATGGACGACCTGGATGGCTCCTGGGTGGAGCTGGGGTCACCACTGCAGGCAGAAGTAAATGTCAACTTAAATCTGACTGGGGGAGTAGGTCTCATGGTATTCGGACAGACTCAACTTCTCTTGGAGATCCTGATGGTGCTGATGTGTTTGGGTGCTGTGACTG GTAATATTCTTGTCATTGTTATTGTGGCTGCAACCAAGACTTTCCATTCTGTGACGTCAGTGCTGATCATGAACCTGGCCATCAGTGACCTTCTTGTGGGTGTCGGAGTCATGCCTTTTGTTGCTTTGTCCATCATGAACCATGGATGGGTGAATTGTACA GACCTCTGTTTATATGTGGGTTACACCTCCTCTGTGTATTGCACAGCTTCTGTACTGACACTAGCTGCTATTGCTCTTGACCGCTACCACTCCATCATGGACTGCCTGCGCTACAGCTCCCGCTGCACCCTGGTGAGAATCAGTGCTGTGGTCCTGTGGATCTGGTTGCAGGCTCTGGCTACCAGTTGCCCTCCACTACTGGGCTGGAGCTCCGTCAGCTATGTAACACCCATGTATAGCTGCGCAGTTAACTGGGCCAGCAGTCCCAGCTACACAGCTTTCATGGCTGCCTTCACCTACCTCATACCTGCAGTGGTCATCCTCTTCTGCTACATAAATATCGTCAAGGTGGCCCGCAGCCATGCCAGGAAGATTCATACCTTGGAGGATTCTGTCCAGCGTAGCAGGAACCCAGGCTCCACATTTCCTCCTGGTGATTCATCTCACCAGCACTGTGAGAACCCCCACAGCCCCTCGAGACTGATTTATCATGTAAGTGGACAATTTGTGTCTGAAGTCAGTAAAGAAGAAGGAAATTATATTAGCTCTGTTTTTCCGGATTCTACTACAGAGCAGAGAAACTCCACATCCAAACGTTTTCTCTCCTTCCTGGCTCAGAGTGCATCCCAGCCACCGTTGCAAAACTCCCAACAACACCATAACCACCATGGAGTGGTGCGTCTCTTCCTAGTCATCTCAGCCTTCTTCCTCTGCTGGACACCTTACATTGGTGTGGCCCTGGTTCAGGCCACAGAAACTGCAATCTTAGGCCAATCCAGTCTGATTCCACCCTCTGCTGTTACCTTTTCCTACTGGCTGGTGTTGCTAAACTCTGACATTAATCCTTTATTGTATGCCCTGCTTAGCAAGCGTTTCCAGGGTGCACTTCAGGGACTAAGGCAAAAAATAGGAGCACACCTTGAGAGCATGATCGGCAGGGGAGTGGAGGTCAGAGCTGAGGGAGACTATGGCAGGAGCAGTGACCCCTGCACTTCCACCACCACCCACGCTGGTCGCCCTTCAAGCTCTGAGAGTTCAACCGGTGATAATTCCAAGTACTCTTCCTCCATTTTTACTGTTAGCACTGACTTCCAACTTCATTCTGAGGAGCATGTTTGCAAAGTATGTCACCCTGAAAATAGCTCCTCATCTTCTGTGTGGAAAGACACTGGTGGTGACAGGAGGGTGGAGTGCCTGCAGGTTCCCTCTCGACCACAGGAGCGCAGCAGACTACCTTTCTCTGCTCTGACCAAGGATCCTCAAGCCACTTTCTTCTATGGCCAAATAACAGTGACAGTAGAGCATGATGTTTGCTGA